A stretch of the Tannerella serpentiformis genome encodes the following:
- a CDS encoding glycosyltransferase: MKSVLILCDLFPPAFGPRMGYLCKYLAGEGWTPVVVTEQVPGDTFDFLREGVDVTYVPASRMASLTDVFFGRKTARLERAAERKLAERPCDVVLCSTYREFPLDAARRIARRHRLPLVVDLRDIIEQYAGDEYLSHPLPRLFGVERIVARLFRARSLAIRNRALEEAKAVTTISPWHVEVLRQRNPHVHLIYNGYDPELFAPRTVRTPQFRVTYTGRLLSTAMRNPELLLRAVARLAAEGEITPETFRIRWFTDAASRRIIEQEAERYDCAPFMDYPGMVPATAVPDVLNESSVLLLLTNRAAPDGPQGIMTTKFFEALAVEKPILCVRGDEGCLEQTIAETRSGLSAHNEEEVHRFLLHHYRRWQTDGFTSADPDRAAVRRFSRRAQAGQFARIIEGRE; encoded by the coding sequence ATGAAATCCGTACTCATTCTTTGCGACCTCTTCCCCCCCGCCTTCGGCCCCCGCATGGGCTACCTCTGCAAGTACCTCGCGGGTGAGGGATGGACGCCTGTCGTAGTGACCGAGCAGGTGCCGGGCGACACGTTCGACTTCCTGCGCGAAGGGGTAGACGTGACCTATGTCCCTGCGTCACGCATGGCCAGCCTGACCGACGTCTTCTTCGGTCGCAAGACAGCCCGACTGGAGCGTGCGGCGGAGCGAAAGCTGGCGGAGCGGCCGTGCGATGTCGTGCTGTGCAGCACCTATCGCGAGTTTCCCTTGGATGCCGCCCGACGCATCGCGCGCCGTCACCGCCTGCCGCTCGTCGTCGACCTGCGCGACATCATCGAGCAGTATGCGGGCGACGAATACTTGTCGCACCCGCTGCCCCGACTCTTCGGCGTGGAGCGGATCGTCGCCCGACTCTTCCGCGCGCGCAGCCTCGCTATCCGCAACCGCGCGCTGGAGGAGGCGAAGGCTGTGACGACCATCTCGCCGTGGCATGTGGAGGTGCTCCGCCAACGCAACCCGCACGTGCACCTCATCTATAATGGCTACGACCCCGAACTCTTCGCCCCGCGCACCGTCCGCACGCCGCAGTTTCGCGTCACGTACACCGGTCGCCTGCTGAGCACGGCCATGCGTAACCCCGAGCTACTGCTGCGGGCCGTCGCCCGACTTGCGGCCGAGGGTGAGATCACGCCCGAGACGTTCCGCATCCGCTGGTTCACCGACGCGGCCTCCCGGCGCATCATCGAACAGGAGGCCGAGCGCTACGACTGCGCACCGTTCATGGACTATCCCGGCATGGTGCCCGCCACGGCTGTGCCTGATGTACTCAACGAGAGTTCCGTGTTGCTGCTGCTCACCAACCGCGCCGCGCCCGACGGTCCGCAGGGCATTATGACGACGAAGTTCTTTGAGGCGTTGGCCGTAGAGAAACCTATCCTCTGCGTTCGTGGCGACGAGGGGTGCCTGGAGCAGACCATCGCCGAGACGCGCTCCGGGCTGTCGGCCCACAACGAGGAGGAGGTGCACCGCTTCCTGCTCCATCATTACCGCCGCTGGCAGACCGATGGCTTCACCTCCGCCGATCCCGACCGCGCGGCCGTCCGCCGCTTCTCCCGCCGCGCACAAGCCGGACAGTTCGCACGGATTATAGAGGGTAGAGAGTAG
- the wecB gene encoding non-hydrolyzing UDP-N-acetylglucosamine 2-epimerase translates to MKLITILGARPQFIKAATVSRAIVEHNRRATDSSQIEEKILHTGQHYDANMSDVFFRALEIPRPAWNLQCGGIGSHAEATARMMTGIERVLLDERPDRVLVYGDTDSTLAGALTAAKLHIPVAHVEAGLRSFNRRMPEEINRVLTDHLADRLFCPTHAAIDHLRREGITDGVMHTGDVMYDAALIFGSLAARRSTVIESLGLTPKAFYLTTVHRAENTDDVTRLTAIVRALIEASTPTCPVVWPLHPRTRSRLEAYGLLAPLSDAVRLTDPVDYWDMVRLEQSAAAILTDSGGIQKEAYFHRTPCVTLRDETEWTETVEAGWNSVVGCDPDRILRALYEPSPTRHEIADFGDGHAAEHIVRALF, encoded by the coding sequence ATGAAGCTCATCACCATCCTCGGGGCACGTCCCCAGTTTATCAAAGCCGCGACTGTCAGCCGTGCCATCGTCGAGCATAACCGCCGCGCCACCGATAGTTCTCAGATCGAAGAAAAGATCCTGCACACCGGCCAGCACTACGACGCGAACATGAGCGACGTCTTCTTTCGTGCCCTCGAGATCCCTCGCCCCGCATGGAACCTGCAATGTGGCGGCATCGGCAGTCACGCCGAGGCCACGGCGCGCATGATGACGGGCATCGAGCGCGTGCTCCTCGACGAGCGCCCCGACCGCGTCCTTGTCTACGGCGACACCGACTCCACGCTCGCCGGTGCACTGACGGCCGCCAAGCTGCATATCCCCGTGGCACACGTCGAGGCCGGTCTGCGCAGCTTCAACCGACGCATGCCCGAGGAGATCAATCGCGTGCTTACGGACCACTTGGCCGACCGCCTCTTCTGCCCCACGCATGCCGCCATCGACCACCTCCGCCGCGAGGGCATCACCGATGGCGTCATGCACACGGGCGATGTGATGTATGACGCCGCCCTCATCTTCGGGAGCCTCGCCGCCCGTCGCTCGACTGTCATCGAATCGCTTGGCCTCACGCCGAAAGCGTTCTATCTCACCACCGTCCACCGCGCCGAGAATACGGACGACGTCACGCGTCTCACGGCCATCGTCCGCGCCCTCATCGAGGCCTCCACGCCCACGTGCCCCGTCGTTTGGCCGTTGCATCCCCGCACGCGGTCGCGCCTCGAAGCCTACGGGTTGCTTGCCCCCTTGAGCGACGCGGTGCGCCTGACGGATCCGGTCGATTACTGGGATATGGTGCGGTTGGAACAGTCCGCCGCCGCCATCCTCACCGACTCGGGCGGGATCCAGAAGGAAGCCTACTTCCACCGCACGCCCTGCGTCACGTTGCGCGACGAGACAGAGTGGACGGAGACGGTCGAGGCCGGTTGGAACAGCGTCGTAGGTTGCGACCCCGACCGCATCCTCCGTGCCCTGTACGAGCCGTCGCCCACGCGCCACGAGATAGCCGACTTTGGCGATGGCCATGCGGCGGAGCACATTGTTCGGGCGTTGTTTTAG
- the argS gene encoding arginine--tRNA ligase, translated as MIEQQLSAAVRAAIEALYNHTVAPEQTALQKTKKEFEGHLTLVVFPFLRISRKSPEETAREIGQYLREHEPAVADFNVIKGFLNLTIAGSRWVEALGAIHADDAFGTRPITAESPLVMVEYSSPNTNKPLHLGHVRNNLLGYSLSRILEANGNRVVKTNIVNDRGIHICKSMLAWKKWGEGATPESTGKKGDHLVGDFYVLFDKHYREELRTLEATGLTREEAEAQSPLMAEAREMLRRWEAGDEEVRALWATMNSWVYAGFDETYRRLGVGFDKIYYESQTYLEGRDKVLEGLSRGLFYRRPDGSVWADLIADGLDEKLLLRADGTSVYMTQDIGTAKLRYDDYPIDRMIYVVGNEQNYHFQVLSLLLDKLGFAFGRGLIHFSYGMVELPEGKMKSREGTVVDADDLMDEMIATARDISNELGKLDGLSREEADDIIRIIGLGSLKYFILKVDPRKNMTFNPKESIDFNGNTGSFIQYTYARIRSVLRKAAEQGLTVPATLPADTPINAKEQALVQSLADFADVVREAGETYSPACIANYTYDLVREFNQFYHDYSILGEADERVRALRLTLSAETAKVILTGMSLLGIEMPERM; from the coding sequence ATGATCGAACAACAACTCTCGGCGGCCGTACGGGCTGCCATCGAGGCGCTCTACAACCACACCGTGGCGCCCGAACAAACCGCGCTGCAAAAGACAAAGAAGGAGTTTGAGGGCCACCTCACCCTTGTCGTCTTCCCCTTCCTGCGCATATCCCGGAAGTCGCCCGAAGAGACGGCCCGCGAGATCGGCCAGTACCTCCGCGAGCACGAGCCCGCCGTGGCCGACTTCAACGTGATCAAAGGCTTCCTCAACCTCACCATCGCCGGCAGCCGCTGGGTGGAGGCGCTCGGCGCCATCCATGCCGACGACGCCTTCGGCACACGCCCCATCACGGCGGAGTCGCCCCTCGTCATGGTCGAATACTCGTCGCCGAACACCAACAAGCCCCTCCACCTCGGCCACGTGCGCAACAATCTGCTCGGCTATAGCCTCTCTCGCATCCTCGAGGCCAACGGCAACCGGGTGGTCAAGACGAACATCGTCAACGATCGCGGCATCCACATCTGCAAGTCCATGCTCGCGTGGAAGAAGTGGGGCGAGGGCGCCACGCCGGAGTCGACCGGTAAGAAGGGCGACCACCTCGTGGGCGACTTCTACGTGCTCTTCGACAAGCATTACCGCGAGGAGCTGCGCACGCTCGAGGCCACCGGGCTGACCCGTGAGGAGGCCGAAGCCCAGTCGCCACTCATGGCCGAGGCGCGCGAGATGCTGCGCCGTTGGGAGGCCGGAGACGAGGAGGTGCGCGCCCTTTGGGCCACGATGAATAGCTGGGTCTACGCCGGCTTTGACGAGACGTATCGCCGCCTTGGCGTCGGCTTCGACAAGATCTATTACGAGTCGCAGACCTACCTTGAGGGGCGCGATAAAGTGCTCGAGGGCCTCTCGCGCGGACTCTTCTACCGTCGCCCCGACGGCTCCGTCTGGGCCGACCTCATCGCCGACGGACTCGACGAGAAGCTCCTCCTGCGCGCCGATGGCACGTCGGTCTACATGACGCAAGACATCGGCACCGCCAAGCTCCGCTACGACGATTACCCCATCGACCGCATGATCTACGTCGTCGGCAACGAGCAGAACTATCACTTTCAAGTCCTCTCTCTCCTGCTCGACAAGCTCGGGTTCGCCTTCGGCCGCGGCCTGATCCACTTCTCCTACGGCATGGTGGAGCTGCCCGAGGGCAAGATGAAGAGCCGCGAGGGCACCGTCGTCGATGCGGACGACCTGATGGACGAGATGATCGCCACAGCGCGCGACATCTCCAACGAGCTGGGCAAGCTCGACGGCCTCAGCCGCGAAGAGGCGGACGACATCATCCGCATCATCGGCCTCGGCTCCCTGAAATACTTCATCCTGAAGGTCGACCCGCGGAAGAACATGACCTTCAACCCCAAGGAGTCGATCGACTTCAATGGCAACACCGGCTCGTTCATTCAGTACACCTACGCGCGCATCCGCTCCGTCTTGCGTAAGGCCGCCGAGCAAGGGCTCACCGTCCCCGCCACGCTGCCCGCCGATACGCCGATCAACGCCAAGGAGCAAGCCTTGGTGCAGTCGCTGGCCGACTTTGCCGACGTCGTGCGTGAGGCGGGCGAGACGTACAGCCCGGCCTGCATCGCTAACTACACGTACGATCTGGTGCGGGAGTTCAACCAGTTCTATCACGATTACTCGATCCTCGGCGAGGCCGACGAACGCGTGCGCGCCTTGCGCCTGACGCTGTCGGCCGAGACGGCCAAGGTGATTCTCACCGGCATGTCGCTCCTCGGCATCGAAATGCCAGAGCGGATGTAA
- a CDS encoding DUF6261 family protein encodes MKKTVVINKPGLRKYDNPLHVQFHSETYDIVHAVDPTKLGMPDDVMPEWRGNIDTEISNNRDAQADANTALMMEKDEERDRLVLFIIASVRNALLLSDADMVAAAKRLSVMTRRYAGIQKESFDRETADILGFLADLKDAKYTADVTKLGLDPVVTKLEAVNTEFRKIYKERRETEVEKTHLPPSGKVRPETDALYERVILVLQWNYVYGKAPVDPNVIAQVAEAMNKQTDRIETVYRQSLAQRKAAGDKKPKEPKTPKEPKEPKQPKDPKPTPDPKQPEQPKKPDEKPKDPKKPDDGNPDIKLPEE; translated from the coding sequence ATGAAAAAGACCGTAGTAATCAACAAGCCGGGGCTGAGAAAGTATGACAATCCCCTGCATGTACAATTTCACAGCGAGACGTACGACATCGTGCACGCCGTGGACCCGACGAAGCTCGGTATGCCCGACGACGTGATGCCGGAATGGCGCGGCAACATCGACACCGAAATCTCGAATAATCGAGACGCGCAGGCCGACGCCAATACGGCGTTAATGATGGAGAAGGACGAGGAGCGCGACCGGCTGGTGCTGTTCATCATCGCCTCGGTGCGCAACGCCCTGCTGCTGAGCGACGCCGACATGGTGGCCGCTGCCAAGCGCCTCTCCGTTATGACCCGCCGCTACGCTGGCATTCAAAAGGAATCGTTCGACCGCGAAACGGCTGACATCTTAGGATTCTTGGCCGACCTCAAGGACGCCAAATACACGGCCGACGTCACCAAGCTGGGGCTGGATCCGGTGGTCACCAAGCTGGAGGCCGTCAACACGGAGTTCCGTAAGATCTATAAAGAGCGCCGCGAGACAGAAGTGGAAAAGACTCACCTGCCGCCCTCTGGCAAGGTGCGCCCCGAAACGGATGCACTCTATGAACGCGTGATTTTGGTGTTGCAATGGAATTACGTTTATGGCAAAGCGCCGGTCGACCCGAACGTTATTGCCCAAGTGGCTGAAGCGATGAACAAGCAAACCGACCGCATCGAAACAGTTTATCGCCAGAGCCTCGCCCAGCGTAAGGCCGCCGGGGACAAGAAGCCGAAGGAACCCAAGACTCCCAAAGAACCGAAGGAACCTAAGCAGCCCAAGGATCCCAAGCCTACGCCCGACCCGAAGCAACCGGAACAGCCGAAGAAGCCGGACGAGAAGCCGAAGGATCCGAAGAAACCGGACGACGGCAATCCCGACATCAAGCTGCCGGAGGAATAA
- a CDS encoding alpha/beta hydrolase: protein MNTNKTASSPLDEALSLTSEWDKVFPQSDRVEHRKVTFHNHFGLTLAADLYMPKGATGKLPAIAVCGLFGGVKEQSSGLYAQTLAERGFITLAFDPSFTGESGGHPRDVFSLDINTEDFQAAVDYLCNLDGVDPARVGILGICGWGGIALNAAANDPRIKAVVASTMYDMPRIGAWGYNDSGTADDRYRAKQEIADLRTSEYAAGLTKHAFTTIPVDQLTGKEPDFVRQYSEYYKAPRGYHPRSVNSNLGWMQQAMTGWMNNALLSHPEDLHAPVLIVHGEKAHSRYMGEDIYRRLKGDNKQLLIVPGATHTDLYDQTDKIPFDRIADFYRTNLK, encoded by the coding sequence ATGAACACGAACAAAACGGCAAGTTCTCCTCTCGATGAGGCTTTGTCACTGACTTCAGAATGGGACAAAGTGTTCCCTCAAAGCGACCGTGTGGAGCACCGCAAGGTGACTTTCCACAACCATTTTGGCCTCACCCTGGCCGCCGATCTCTACATGCCCAAAGGCGCTACGGGCAAGCTGCCCGCCATCGCCGTCTGCGGACTTTTCGGCGGCGTCAAGGAGCAGTCCAGCGGACTTTACGCACAGACACTCGCCGAGCGCGGCTTCATCACGCTGGCCTTCGACCCCTCTTTTACGGGTGAGAGTGGCGGCCATCCGCGCGACGTCTTCTCGCTCGACATCAACACGGAAGACTTCCAAGCCGCCGTCGACTACCTCTGCAACCTCGACGGTGTCGACCCCGCACGCGTCGGCATCCTCGGCATCTGCGGCTGGGGCGGCATCGCGCTCAATGCTGCCGCTAACGATCCGCGCATCAAAGCCGTCGTGGCGAGCACCATGTACGACATGCCACGCATCGGAGCCTGGGGCTACAACGACAGCGGCACGGCCGACGACCGCTATCGCGCCAAGCAGGAGATCGCAGACCTCCGCACCAGCGAGTACGCCGCCGGCCTCACAAAACACGCCTTCACGACCATCCCCGTCGACCAGCTCACAGGCAAAGAGCCGGACTTCGTCCGCCAGTATTCGGAGTACTACAAGGCTCCGCGCGGCTATCATCCCCGCTCGGTCAACTCCAACCTTGGGTGGATGCAACAGGCCATGACGGGCTGGATGAACAACGCCCTCCTCTCGCACCCCGAAGACCTCCACGCGCCAGTCCTCATCGTCCACGGCGAGAAGGCGCATAGCCGTTACATGGGCGAAGACATCTACCGTCGCCTCAAGGGCGACAATAAGCAGCTGCTGATCGTCCCCGGCGCTACGCACACGGATCTCTACGACCAAACGGACAAGATCCCCTTCGATCGCATTGCCGATTTCTACCGTACGAACCTGAAGTAG
- the secA gene encoding preprotein translocase subunit SecA, with amino-acid sequence MGFNEILTKLFGNKSQRDLKEITPYVDRVKAAYPAIQKLTDDELRTKTAEIRQHIQDYVAEDKKRIADLRQGIDEKELEEREAIWAEVDEIEKKIADQYEKVLDEVLPDVFAIVKDTARRFVEKEEITVTATDFDRDLATRHDFVRIDGDKAIYQNHWMAGGNEIKWDMIHYDVQLFGGVVLHKGKIAEMATGEGKTLVATLPVFLNALTGEGVHVVTVNDYLSKRDSEWMGPLYMFHGLSVDCIDKYQPNSDERRKAYLSDITFGTNNEFGFDYLRDNMAISPQDLVQRKHNYAIVDEVDSVLIDDARTPLIISGPVPKGEEQLFDEYRSKVETVVNAQKNLCTKLLTEAKQKMKSDDKKVQEEGSLLLFRSFKGLPKNKALIKFLSEPGIKTSMLKTEEFYMQDNMRNMHIVTDELYFVIDEKNNSIELTDKGLDLLTGNMEDPQFFVLPDIASELSQISNLPGSDAERQAKKDALLTNYSVKSERVHTINQLLKAYTLFEKDDQYVVIDGQVKIVDEQTGRIMEGRRYSDGLHQAIEAKERVKVEAATQTFATITLQNYFRMYHKLSGMTGTAETEAGELWNIYKLDVVVIPTNKPVIRKDMNDRIYKTKREKYNAVIDEIVRTRNEGRPSLVGTTSVEISELLSRMLSIRKIPHSVLNAKLHRREADIVAQAGQSALGTTTITDPDGTERTEERMLGTVTIATNMAGRGTDIKLSPDVRNAGGLAIIGTERHESRRVDRQLRGRAGRQGDPGSSVFFISLEDNLMRLFASERVAKAMDMFGHKEGDVLEAGMLNKSVERAQKKVEENNFGIRKRLLEYDDVMNSQRNVIYTRRRHALMGERIGLDVMNTLYDATVALVEQARDGGDFDGFKLELFRTFALECPVTEETFREAKTEALTDQVFKAVMEQYKRRMERMAQVADPVIRQVYENQGAMYENIMIPVTDGKRMYNVSCNLKEAYDTHSRAIVKAFQKAVTLLTIDEAWKEHLRDMDDLRQSVQNASYENKDPLLIYKLEAYNLFKTMVETMNRKTVAILMRGQIPVQEAPDEERQAAPEVRQAVPERRTDMSRYRTEKDDADAAPRSADSEGTQPQPPAGPAPRQPQEPVRVEKKVGRNDPCPCGSGKKYKNCHGRGL; translated from the coding sequence AGCGCATCGCTGACCTCCGCCAAGGCATCGACGAGAAGGAGCTTGAAGAGCGCGAGGCCATCTGGGCTGAGGTCGACGAGATCGAGAAGAAGATCGCCGACCAATACGAGAAGGTGCTCGATGAGGTGCTGCCCGACGTCTTCGCCATCGTGAAGGATACGGCACGCCGCTTCGTTGAGAAGGAAGAGATCACTGTCACCGCCACCGACTTCGACCGTGATCTGGCTACGCGTCACGACTTCGTCCGTATCGACGGCGACAAAGCCATCTACCAGAACCACTGGATGGCCGGTGGCAACGAAATCAAGTGGGACATGATCCACTACGACGTGCAGCTCTTCGGCGGCGTTGTGCTCCACAAAGGCAAGATCGCCGAGATGGCCACTGGCGAGGGTAAGACACTCGTCGCTACGCTCCCCGTCTTTCTCAATGCCCTTACCGGCGAAGGTGTGCACGTGGTCACCGTCAACGATTACCTCTCCAAACGTGACTCCGAATGGATGGGACCGCTCTACATGTTTCACGGACTCTCCGTGGATTGTATCGACAAGTACCAGCCCAATTCCGACGAGCGCCGCAAGGCTTACCTCTCGGACATCACCTTCGGCACGAACAACGAGTTCGGCTTCGACTACCTGCGCGACAACATGGCCATCAGCCCGCAAGACCTCGTGCAGCGCAAGCATAACTACGCCATCGTCGACGAGGTTGACTCCGTGCTTATCGACGACGCTCGTACGCCGCTGATCATCTCCGGTCCCGTGCCCAAAGGCGAGGAACAACTCTTCGACGAGTATCGCTCGAAGGTGGAGACCGTGGTCAATGCGCAGAAGAATCTTTGCACCAAGCTCCTCACTGAGGCCAAGCAGAAGATGAAGAGCGACGACAAGAAGGTGCAGGAGGAAGGCTCCCTGCTCCTCTTCCGTTCTTTCAAGGGACTCCCCAAGAACAAAGCCCTCATCAAGTTCCTCAGCGAGCCGGGCATCAAGACAAGCATGCTCAAGACCGAGGAGTTCTACATGCAGGACAACATGCGCAACATGCACATCGTGACCGACGAGCTCTATTTCGTGATCGACGAGAAGAACAACAGCATCGAACTTACCGACAAAGGCCTCGACCTGCTGACGGGCAACATGGAGGACCCGCAATTCTTCGTCCTGCCCGACATCGCTTCCGAGCTTTCCCAGATCAGCAACCTACCCGGCAGCGACGCTGAACGCCAAGCAAAGAAGGACGCGCTGCTCACGAACTACTCCGTCAAGAGCGAGCGTGTGCACACCATCAACCAGCTGCTGAAGGCCTACACCCTCTTCGAGAAAGACGACCAGTACGTCGTGATCGACGGACAGGTGAAGATCGTCGACGAGCAGACGGGCCGTATCATGGAGGGCCGCCGCTATTCCGACGGGCTCCATCAAGCCATCGAGGCCAAGGAACGCGTCAAGGTGGAAGCCGCCACGCAGACCTTCGCCACGATCACACTCCAGAACTACTTCCGAATGTACCACAAGCTCTCCGGTATGACCGGTACGGCCGAGACGGAGGCCGGCGAGCTTTGGAACATCTACAAGCTCGACGTGGTCGTGATCCCCACCAACAAGCCCGTCATTCGTAAGGACATGAACGACCGGATCTACAAGACGAAGCGCGAGAAGTACAACGCCGTCATCGACGAGATCGTCCGTACGCGCAACGAGGGACGGCCCTCGCTCGTGGGTACCACGTCGGTCGAGATCTCCGAGCTACTCAGTCGTATGCTCAGCATCCGCAAGATCCCGCACAGCGTGCTCAACGCTAAGCTCCACCGCCGCGAGGCAGACATCGTCGCCCAAGCTGGACAGAGCGCGCTCGGCACCACGACCATCACCGACCCCGACGGCACGGAGCGCACCGAAGAACGCATGCTCGGCACCGTCACCATCGCCACGAACATGGCCGGTCGAGGTACCGACATCAAGCTCTCTCCCGACGTGCGTAACGCCGGCGGATTGGCCATCATCGGCACCGAGCGCCACGAGAGTCGCCGCGTCGATCGCCAGCTCCGCGGACGTGCCGGTCGTCAGGGCGACCCCGGTTCGTCGGTCTTTTTCATCTCCCTCGAGGATAACCTCATGCGCCTCTTCGCCTCCGAGCGCGTCGCCAAAGCGATGGACATGTTCGGCCACAAAGAGGGCGATGTGCTCGAGGCGGGCATGCTCAACAAGTCTGTCGAGCGCGCCCAGAAGAAAGTGGAGGAAAACAACTTCGGCATCCGTAAGCGCCTCTTGGAGTACGACGACGTGATGAACTCCCAACGTAACGTCATCTACACCCGCCGCCGCCACGCCCTCATGGGCGAGCGCATCGGGCTGGACGTGATGAACACGCTCTACGACGCCACCGTGGCCCTCGTCGAGCAGGCGCGCGATGGCGGCGACTTCGACGGCTTCAAGCTGGAGCTCTTCCGCACCTTCGCCCTCGAGTGCCCCGTCACGGAAGAGACCTTCCGCGAGGCCAAGACTGAGGCTCTCACCGACCAAGTCTTCAAGGCCGTCATGGAGCAATACAAGCGCCGCATGGAGCGCATGGCGCAGGTGGCCGACCCCGTCATCCGCCAGGTCTATGAGAACCAAGGCGCCATGTACGAGAATATCATGATCCCCGTGACCGACGGCAAGCGCATGTACAACGTCTCGTGCAACCTCAAGGAGGCTTACGACACCCATTCGCGCGCCATCGTCAAGGCCTTCCAAAAGGCCGTCACGCTGCTCACCATCGACGAGGCGTGGAAGGAACACCTCCGCGACATGGACGACCTCCGCCAGTCCGTTCAGAACGCCAGCTACGAGAACAAAGACCCGCTGCTGATCTACAAACTCGAGGCTTACAACCTCTTCAAGACGATGGTCGAGACGATGAACCGCAAGACGGTCGCCATCCTCATGCGTGGCCAGATTCCCGTCCAAGAGGCACCCGACGAGGAGCGTCAGGCCGCCCCTGAAGTGCGTCAGGCCGTCCCCGAGCGCCGCACCGACATGAGCCGTTATCGCACCGAGAAGGACGACGCCGACGCGGCTCCGCGCAGCGCCGACTCGGAGGGCACACAGCCGCAGCCGCCCGCGGGTCCCGCGCCGCGTCAGCCGCAGGAGCCCGTCCGGGTGGAGAAGAAAGTGGGCCGTAACGACCCCTGCCCCTGCGGCAGCGGCAAGAAGTACAAGAACTGTCACGGCCGCGGACTCTGA